ATGAACGAGCTGATTGAAAAAATGGATGATAAAGTAAACGCCCTGGTTACACGATTGGAAGATGACGAGGCTAAACAGAAATAATAAAGTTGAATATAAAAATGCAATAAAAAGATTAGAAAGTAATTAAAAATAAGAAAGTAGTTAAAGATCAGAATTAAGGAAAAATGTAGAAACCAGCAGAAAAGAATAAGAAAAATGTAGACCGAAAAATTCGGTCATACTCACTGTTTTAATCCGTCTACAAAATCTCCCATTCTCTCGATTGCTTTTTTAATGTCATCAAGAGATGCTGCATATGCACAGCGCAGGAAACCTTCACCCGCTTCTCCAAAGACATCTCCCGGGATAGTAACAATTTTCTTTTCATTCAGCAGGCGCTCTGCAAAGTCAGAAGAGGAAAGCCCTGTATCTCCTATGTAAGGGAAGGCATAAAAAGCTCCTTTAGGGTTACAGCATTCAAGCCCTATCCTATTAAAACCATTTACAATAAAGTGCCTGCGCCGGTCATATTCCCTGACCATCCTCTCCATCTCTCCTTTACCATTGCGGAGAGCCTCAATTGCCCCTACCTGCGCGGTTATGGGGGCACAGAGCATGCAGTACTGGTGGATCATCATCATAGAATGAATGATATCCGGAGCTCCCATAGCAAAACCGAGTCTTAATCCCGTCATGGCATAAGCCTTGGAAAAGCCGTTCAGCATAACGGTACGGTCTTTCATGCCTTCAAGGGAAGAGAATGGGACATGGGTGCCTTCATAGGTGAGGCACTCATAAACCTCGTCGGAAATTAAAAATAAGTCATTCTCAACAACGAGGTCTGCGATATCCTCCATTCCTTCCTTTTGCATAATTGCGCCTGTAGGGTTGTTGGGGAAATTGAGGACTATTGCCTTTGTTTTGCTGGTGATTGCAGGTTCAAGAACTTCTGCAGTAAGGCT
This window of the Methanosarcina mazei S-6 genome carries:
- a CDS encoding aminotransferase class I/II-fold pyridoxal phosphate-dependent enzyme is translated as MRPPCDPSKFIAEAVKSIPPSGIRRFFDLVSGLEDIISLGVGEPDFITPWHIREMCIHSLEKGQTSYTSNSGLPELRDELTRTYYRRYGLDYNPESEILITTGVSEALDIAIRAVVNPGDEVIVVQPSYVAYVPSVIMAGGKPVIVSTHRDDDFSLTAEVLEPAITSKTKAIVLNFPNNPTGAIMQKEGMEDIADLVVENDLFLISDEVYECLTYEGTHVPFSSLEGMKDRTVMLNGFSKAYAMTGLRLGFAMGAPDIIHSMMMIHQYCMLCAPITAQVGAIEALRNGKGEMERMVREYDRRRHFIVNGFNRIGLECCNPKGAFYAFPYIGDTGLSSSDFAERLLNEKKIVTIPGDVFGEAGEGFLRCAYAASLDDIKKAIERMGDFVDGLKQ